GGGCTTGGCGGTGGTGCCCGCCTCGCGGCCGGTCCACAGGTTGCGGATTTTATAGCGGGTGCCGTCGGCGGCGAGGTCGCGCTTGGCCATGTCGTCGTGAATGGGCTGGGTTTTCCAGTCAAACGTGATGGGCTGGGGTTTCCTACCCCGGTTCAAAAAGCAGAGTGCCCAGTCGCCTTCGGCCAGGGGCTTTACCCAGGTGTCCACGCTGTCTTTGGTGGCCAGGCGAAAGCCCTGCACACCGAGCGGGTCCTGGTCCACGGCAATAACAGCCTTATTAGTCAATACGCTCAACGTCTGGGGGTTCATTTGGCGCAAGTCGTTGCCGGCAATGAGCGGGGCGGCCAGCATGCACCACATGGCAAAATGCGCGCGCTCCTCGCTGGGCGTGAGCTTGCCGTTGCCGACCTCCATCATGTCGGGGTCGTTCCAGTGGCCGGGGCCGGCGTACTGGCGCAAGCCCTCCTGCATATCGATAATGCGCAGCACCCCAAATGATTTTGAGTCGCCCCCGTTGTCGTGCACGCAGTCCCAGCAGTTATAAATGTCGCCGGTGGTGCGCCAGAGGTGGCCCACGTTGCTGGCCCATAGCCAGGGCTTGGCGGTGCCCCACTCGCACAGGCTGAATACCACCGGGTGCCCGGCGTGGCCCAGCGCGTCGCGCATGGTGGAGTAGGCTCCCTCGGCCTTGAGGCCGTCGGTGGCGCACCAATCGTACTTCAGATAATCGACGCCCCACTGCG
The genomic region above belongs to Hymenobacter psoromatis and contains:
- a CDS encoding glycoside hydrolase family 27 protein, encoding MKTGLAGLGLLMSVASAQAQKFTRLAQTPPMGWNSWNKFACDVDEQKIRQVADVMATNGMKAAGYEYIVIDDCWHGKRDTLGFIQPDKQRFPSGMKALVDYVHSKGLKFGIYSDAGNTTCGGRPGSRGHEYQDATTYAQWGVDYLKYDWCATDGLKAEGAYSTMRDALGHAGHPVVFSLCEWGTAKPWLWASNVGHLWRTTGDIYNCWDCVHDNGGDSKSFGVLRIIDMQEGLRQYAGPGHWNDPDMMEVGNGKLTPSEERAHFAMWCMLAAPLIAGNDLRQMNPQTLSVLTNKAVIAVDQDPLGVQGFRLATKDSVDTWVKPLAEGDWALCFLNRGRKPQPITFDWKTQPIHDDMAKRDLAADGTRYKIRNLWTGREAGTTAKPFRAEVPGHDVVMIRLSK